DNA sequence from the Epinephelus moara isolate mb chromosome 3, YSFRI_EMoa_1.0, whole genome shotgun sequence genome:
TAATTTCTCAACAGAAATAAaagttcatcatcatcatcatttcttTTATTCACACATCAATTAAAATCATGTACAACATACTCATTTTTGTAGTTATCTTATGTGAAATGGGACACCCTAGGAAGCTTCTTTagtctatttttaaaaacaagtataGATGGGGACATTTGCAAGTCTTTACCAAGATTGTTCCATACCTGTGGACCTTTACAAACAATACTGAGGCTGGTACATTTAAGTttccgtttttttcccctgataaAATGCTTCTTCCTAGTCTGATATGAATGCGGAGGAAAGGAAATTGGAATCAGGTCACAAAGTCTTTCGTTCAGCTtattaacaacacaaaacatagTACAAGCAATATGAAAAGTATTAAGTTCAGTAATTTTCAGAAGGCCATAACGATGAAAGAGCGGGTCAGAAGGAGCATCAAATTTAGACCAAGACATGGCACGAATGATTTTCTTCTGCAGAATTATTAATTTTCCTAGGTGGCTGGGAAATGTATTGCTCCaaataatattgcaataatTAAGATGAGGCTCAAATAATGACCGATATAATGTTACGAGTGCTTCACCAGGTAAGAAATGCCTcaacttaaaaaataatccaaCATATTTTGATAATTTCTTAGTTAATACATCAATATGGCCCCTGAAATTTACGAACTCGTCCATATGAACTCCCAGGAATCTAGTGGACTTCACTCTCTCAATAGGactgtcatttattttaatatcaataaGTTCAAGGTTGCTCCGGTTTCTGTTTGATCGGAAAAATATAAAGTGTGTCTTGTTTATATTTAGAGataatttattgcattttaaccATGTATCAACCttgatcagttcatcattgagatTCTTTTGCAGATCATTTATGTTCTtgtgtgacaaaaataaattcgTATCATCTGCGAACAGAACTTTGTGTAGAATGTTAGAACAATGTATAAaatcatttatatataaaataaagagGAGTGGTCCTAGGATAGATCCCTGGGGTACACCATATTCTACTGTTCTACATTCAGATTTGTGATTTGATATAGAGACATATTGTTTCTTCCCAAACGTAGCTACGGAACCAACTGAGTGCAGTACCTCTGACACCATAATATTGAAGCTTATTTAAAAGAATTTCAAAATCAATCGTGTCAAAAGCCTTTGACAAATCAAGGAAAACTCCAATGCCTAACTCGCCTTTATCAATACAATCATAAATTTTTTCCAAGAGTTTCAGAATCGCCATAGAGGTGGACCTCTCTTTCCTAAAGCCATACTgttgtggatggatggatttttcTAAAAAGTCACTTAGTCTACTATAGACAACTCTCTCCAGTACCTTGGAGAAGACAGGTAAAATAGATATGGGTCTATAATTATGTAAGTCATTTTTATCCCCCGACTTAAACACTGGTACAATTCTTGCAATTTTTGTCATATCAGGCACAGCTCCACAGAGTAAGGAGAGATTGATAGAGTAGACCAGCGGCTCCAAAATTTCACTTATAATAGCTTTAAGAATTTTACTACAAATGTTACCTACACCAGCTGTGTGCAAGCTCTTCATTTTCGTAACAATTTTCATCACTTCGTCTctatcagttggccaaaggaaAAGAGAGTTCAAACAATTGCCTTTGAGATATTGTCTAAATGTGGCATTgtgttcagatttgacaataaacgatgccaaatattacacactggccctttaattagTACATTATATGTAGTATTCGTGTCCTTACAATTATAGACAGAATCCCACGTTTTAGTTCACAGGTTTGCACATAGTTTTTGTAAAGGTTTTAGTTCACAGGTTTGCACAtagtttttgtaaagatttttcATTTAAGACCTTAACTTTAGTTTTGGTGGGGGAATCATCAACTTTCTTAACAAGATCAGTGAATAAAACAATAGGATAATGATCTGTTAGATCTGAGAATATTATACCAGAATCTATAGGAGCTTTGTGAGAATTTGTGAAGATATTGTCGATTATTGTCCTGCTAGACTCTGTAACTCTAGTGAATGTATTGATTGTAGGAAAAAATTAAAAGGattgtaaaatattaataaagtcATTTGTCATAGTATCATCCTTAACGAGGTCTATGTTAAAGTCCCCGAgaatgaaacatgttttatttgttttgtttatgcgATATAAGagtttttctaaattaattttGAAGATGTCAATATCAGAGTCTGGTGGCCTGTAAATTACTCCCCAACTATAATGTTTTTACTACTTTTTACATCTATCTCTATGAAAAGAGAATCAGAGTGACCATTGGCAATAATAAATTCATCACAAATGCTAACTGAGAGATCAGAGGCTGCATACAAACAGACTCCTCCTCCTGATCTACCAGATCtatttttattgtataattTATATCCATCAAGATTAAGGATGTCCATATAAGATCCTTCATTTAGCCAGGTTTCGCTGCAGCCAATGACATTAAAGCTCTGGTCTATACTTGTTAAGAGGGAAACTAGGGCATCATGATGCTTGTTTAGACTCCTAATGTTAAGGTGCAACAATGAaaagttattattatgatttaaGTGTTTCATCTGGTCTGGCAAAAATTGCCTACAATTTAGTTTCCCATCATTGTAGAGGCAAAGCTGTTCAAATTCATCATAATCTACAGTACAATCTAAATCATTTGATCCCATACAATGTAAACTTGAGACAATAATTCAATGTTGGGTGACTGATGAAAAGAACTAAGACCAAAATACAAGACCTCATGTTACTGCCTATTACTCTACTAAAAACTAATCTAAGTTCCATTCCCTAACTACTTCTacagagaataaaaacagatatttaagAATCAATTCAATGTCCAGTACAAGTACAAGGGCCAGAGAAATCTTCCAAACACTGCTTAAATCCAGCAAACAACAGCATAATACTGTAGTCTATATGTGATCAGGTAGTCCAAAGTCATTTGTGTCTAGAGTTCAGATGATGCACAACTTACTGACGTCAGATAGTCTACTGATAACGTGCAGTTTTCTCTTGTGTGTCAGCAGGTGAATGCGCCCATCTCGAGTCCAACTGGCAGCCAGTTTATTCCTGTGTTTTTCCCGGAGATCAGCCAACAGTTTCACTCTCTTGGTCGTTAAGTTCTCCAAAATTTGCATTTTAGAGTCCTTCAGTGCTTTTTTCGCATTGGAAACGTTGTCCCGAACATAATATTTTGAACTTGACAGTAATGCCCCTCGGTTTAACCTTCGGGTTTTCAGGCTTTTGACCAAGGCGGTGGCTCCTGTCAATCTCCGTAGGCTGCACCTCTATCTTGAGATTGgtcttaaaaatgtcacaaacgACTTTGGTTATATCCTCATCTCTCTTTTCAGGTACACCAAAGACAATAAGGCAATTTCGTCGAGAGTACTGTTCTTGTTCATCGAGGTTATCAATCAAATCATCATACTTATGTTGCAGTTCACATAGTTTATCAGCCGTGTCTTTTAGTTCATACTGTATGGTTTCCTTTACCGTCTCTGTGATAGACTCTGCGATGGCCTTTTTAACAGGTTCGATGAGGGAATCCATCAATATTTTGCTGATTTTGTTGACAAAATTGGTGTCCAGAAATAGGATGTCCATCTGCTTGCTTATTATATCTTTGATATCAACTCTGGATAGCTGATCATCCGCAGTGTTTGTAGTGGTGTCGCCTTCCTTTGTCGGCATGATGGTAGTTTTACTGCCAACAGTGTTTAGGTGAGAGTCCCGTTTCTGTCCGATGGACTGGCACTTTAATGGTCAGTTTTGGCGATACAGATGTTCCGGacaccaaaaacacaagaaTTAGTAAGCAAGCAGTAGAAGATCACTATAAAAAATACATTGTTTGCTGGTCGACTGGAGCACGTTTAGTTACTCCCGTCTcgccctgatgatgtcatcattagTAAgtaacatattattattatttcacggttttggacattttaattaattcatccatccattttctacaTCACCTTTTTCTGTTTAGGTTGCAGGGGCTCAGTGGCATATCTTCTTATAAGCGATATAGGTGCACCCACaggaggggggggggcggggggcgGCATAGGCCTGGGGTGCCAAATGTGCTAGGACCAGCACTGCAAGGACTGCTGCCTATTCCAACATGCACTTGGTGACAGCTAGGGAACAACACAACAGGATAAAAAGTACCATGATATATGAATAACATTATTGAATGACCATTGGTGAAGCTCCTTTTAGCTTATTGAGTACTATCTGAATATATTGTGATTGCTTTAGGAGAAACAGATAATATTAGCTGTCTCAACTGCTGCTAAGAAAACCATTATTAAAAATTGGTTCAAACCCATGACTGTCATGAAGAGAATCTAGTTAActtttttcatatgtttttactTGAGAGGTCTTCTAGCAGAATTACTGAGGTTAGAGCTGACATTGTCAATAGCTGGTCTGAAGCTACAGAAATCATCCAGGAGCTTAACTCAATCCAACCTTTGGCCTTGCCTTGACCTTATTTCCTTTCTGAACAGGTACATGTACTTGCACGTGTACAGTTTAATGGTATGTGTATGTTAGCATTCattcttttgtgtctttgttgtgatgTGGTTGTTTGCTACAGTGGATTTGCTAATAATTACATTCTGTGTTGAGGTTGTTTTGATTATTGATTGTTGCATTGATATTAAttccatatttttttaattatccgACTTTATTCTTTGTCTTTATCTCGATTTTTTCCTTGTttgtattacatttatttatagttatcattattattgtaatatttattgcattttttgtttctcGTCATTTTGTCAGTTCTGCTGACCAACTCCTGTTCCCTGTCCCCCCCAGTGCTTGATGATCTACAACTTTGCATTATCTAAATAATTGATCACAAGAAGAGAAAGTACCATGATGTATGTGCGATCATGTAAAGAACACAGTCAACAGAAGCAGTTGCTTGAATGTGTGTCTGAATGGCCTTTGTGTGCATTTTTAGAAGCTCTGTAATCCCACCAAACAATTGAAacagaaagagactcaaaaaaagagaaagggcTGATTTACCTAGCAGTTAAGGCTGTGGCTCTTCTGTACTTGCTCCTGTTACTCAGACTGTGCCCTTTGTCTGGGGCCAGGGCTTGGTCCGAGGCAAAAATTTGCATGCCAAGGGCCACTTGAATGTGAAGCTCCCCGGATTCTCACTACCTGACATGCAAAACCAGTGGGGGACCAGTTAAAATGGCGCACGTGCACAGTCTACACAGGTGTACTCCAGTCAAAACACCGAACTTCATACCCCCCCGTCACTAGAGCTTCAAACCTTCACCACTCTTCCCAGGTAGTGTTATGGAAATGAGTGCTGTGATTTTGCTGGGATACTGTACCTGCAGGTTGTCCATTGATGAGGGTTGGATGTAAGGATTAGACATAAGGTAGCAGGCTGGTTTGTAAAACTGAAAGCAGAAAGAGAGCAAGGATCAGAGGTCGGGGTGAGATACCATCAACAGAAGTCAAAGAAAAAGATAATTCAGATTGATAGAATTCAAAGGATGCCGAGGTCTTTCCTTGTAAAAAAGAAACGTGGGGCGTGTGGAGCGTGGCAATGGAAAGAGCCAGAACAGCTTGAATGGAAAGAAGATAATACAGCAGGTAAGAATTTGAtacattttcagctgtgaagTGTAAGCAGTAACATCAAAGTTGATTTATCTCCGATGAGCAGTACCATTTTTACGTAATTTGACcctttttatttacttacaAGGCACacaactgtttcattttatctcttTTTAGTGAGTGACATTGCTGTGGAGCAGATATCCTGCAGTCGTGACATCCAACAGCCTACAACTGTGCCTCAGTCAGGAGTGTTAGGATGTGGGACAGCAGCTGGAATGAGACTATCAGTACCTTTGGCAGGATCAGGAGGACCGGGAGCTGATGCCAGACCGAACTGGTCCACACTTATGTTACGTGGCTCCTTCTACCATCCCAATGCACTGGCACTGGTTAGCAGAGCGAAGGTAAGGTCAGACTTTTCTTGTGAAGTATAGTGTCACTCCTGTATTACAACCAAGTATACTTGGCTTCCATACAATTTGCCACCTAACTTGTGGCACTTGTTGCTGTGTATGGGTAAGAATCATACATTAGGTAGCATTAGCTAGTGACTGCTGTGAGTAGGGCTGCTGACAGCCTGGAAAGAAACCTTACAGTAGGAAATGGACTAGACTGGAATCCAATATTTAGTGGACTGGTGACTAGTTGAGTTAGATGAGCAGCAGTGTCAGCTTgagtgctgtgtttccagtcagGTGAAATCAAAGGGGCTAACCATAGTAGTAAAGCCTAAGCTGATACAATATACATATATGGCTGTTTCAAGCAGCAGCGTATCTGCTCGTCACTTGAGTGCATGTAGCATTTCAAGgctgatttaaaaaacattaggTAAGAGTTAGAGAATGGTGTATCCTGTCAGAGGGCTGACGGCACAGCCTGGTACCTCCTGCAGGTTTTGACAACAAATTGTGCCTGATGCTGACCAGTGTTATCCACATTTTAATATTCAGTGGTTTTCTCTTTCTACCAGCCTCGTCCCCGGTCTTCCCCCAGTTCAGGTGACTTTGTGTGCTCAGTGTGCCACAAGATATTCCCTCTGCAGCGGATGTTGACTCGACACCTGAAGTGCCACAGCCTGGTCAAACGACATCCTTGTCGATACTGTGGCAAGGGATTCAACGACACCTTCGACCTCAAGAGGCATATGCGAACACACACAGGTTAGGAATGAACTttgctcacacatacacacgcacccTATCTGCTTCCttagaaaatgcattaaatcaAAGTACTAGAAATGCAAtctaaaaatatcagtaaaccTCTGTGCTCAAAGTTCACCCCCAAACACAGCAAGaacagtgacatctagtggctTATAACACTTATTGCATCCCGTCAAGACGGGCCGAAACACTACAACACCTCTCTAATTATAATGGTTTAAGTCTCACATGTGCATTAAAACAAGCTTATTATTTTTTCAGAAGTCTGCATTAAATGTATATGTTACTGTGTAGtgtgttacagtaaaataattaaTGCATTATCCATTATCCTTCAGTATCATTCACCATCCCTTCTATCCTGAATCATAAAACAGGGCTTGCAATGAAAGTACTCCAACCAGAAGCCCCCCAAAATGCTAGCGCAAACCCTAAAATCTGAAATATGCTGACATGTATACAATGTTTAATGCAATATAAGCCTGTAGAGCCCCTTTTGTTATCACAGCCATAGTGTACGTTTGCCCCTGAAGGCCTTTGTGTGAGATCAGTGGTTATGTGCATGTTATGTGTTTCTTTAGTACACTTGAAGACAAACTTTTCTGGGAACATGACAGAAAATTCCAGATGGATTCACATTGCAGACACTGCCACTGACATAACATGTAACAATTTGGCCACAATTTAGCAAACTGACCGAACACACTCCAGTCATACAAGACCTAGGTTTGTTGATAAAAATGCATGTCATTTATAGAGGGCTGTTCAAGATATTCAGAGATGCTTTGCttgaaaagattaaaaaaaataagttatattttaaatactgttgggtaatttaatttactgtatGAACAGTCTGTCGTGTCCTTACAATTGGAGTTAAGTAGGCAACAGTATGTAAGTAAAGGTATTTAGTATTATTCTACCTCTGCTAGTGCTCATATCAGTCCACAACCTACAATCAGAGATGGATTCAAGAGCCGAGGTACAAAAGACAGGCCCCCAGAAACAAATCAGCTTTAAGACCATAAAAtgttatgatgtttttttttttaaatgattcaaGATCATTtccttttaatatttttcatacaTGTCTCTTTTTTGTCTTCAGACGTATATATGTATTGATTATTAGTGCTTTGCATGCTTTTAGATGCCGCTCTGACAGGTGTAGCCTTAGTTGCAAGATTTGTCACACACCTAACAGTGCCAGTCTGAATGTATAAATACATCCACACAAGCATGCACAGGAAAAATAAACCCTCTCTTttgtctccccctgctgcaGGTATCCGTCCCTACAAGTGTGAGCTATGTGAGAAAGCCTTCACTCAGCGTTGCTCTCTGGAGTCCCATATGAGGAAGATCCATGGCGTTCACCAACAGTATGCCTACCGCCAGAGACGCTCCAAGATCTTTGTGTGTGAGGATTGTGGTTACACCTCAAGCCGCCCTGATGAGTACTTCCTCCATGTGAGACAGTGCCACCCTGGCAGTCCTGCCCTCCGCAGATACTACCGCCGCCAGGCCCATGAGAACAGCAGCTTTGCCTCAGCAGACCGTAAACTCAACCCCTACTTGCTGTACTCATCCCCTGCATACTACATGGAGGGGTCATTCTGATCCTGGACTACACTGTGTTGTAGCTGTTTaattaaagatattttaaaataaaatttgttagtttaaggattttttaaatgttaattcaACTGTGTGACACTTAGAACATCtatgtttgtatatttttgtgtctattCATCAGTTTCTGTTTTCAGCGACAGCTTTTAATGTAAAACACTACTTTTATACCCGTTTTAagagtttcttttattttttcttccacTATGTTCA
Encoded proteins:
- the zgc:171929 gene encoding putative transcription factor ovo-like protein 3, producing MPRSFLVKKKRGACGAWQWKEPEQLEWKEDNTAVSDIAVEQISCSRDIQQPTTVPQSGVLGCGTAAGMRLSVPLAGSGGPGADARPNWSTLMLRGSFYHPNALALVSRAKPRPRSSPSSGDFVCSVCHKIFPLQRMLTRHLKCHSLVKRHPCRYCGKGFNDTFDLKRHMRTHTGIRPYKCELCEKAFTQRCSLESHMRKIHGVHQQYAYRQRRSKIFVCEDCGYTSSRPDEYFLHVRQCHPGSPALRRYYRRQAHENSSFASADRKLNPYLLYSSPAYYMEGSF